In one window of Drosophila ananassae strain 14024-0371.13 chromosome XR, ASM1763931v2, whole genome shotgun sequence DNA:
- the LOC6505263 gene encoding protein retinal degeneration B isoform X4 yields MLIKEYRIPLPLTVEEYRIAQLYMIAKKSREESHGEGSGVEIIINEPYKDGPGGNGQYTKKIYHVGNHLPGWIKSLLPKSALTVEEEAWNAYPYTRTRYTCPFVEKFSLDIETYYYPDNGYQENVFQLSGSDLRNRIVDVIDIVKDQLWGGDYVKEEDPKHFVSDKTGRGPLGEDWLEEYWREVKGKKQPTGRNMSLMTAYKICRVEFRYWGMQTKLEKFIHDVALRKMMLRAHRQAWAWQDEWHGLTIEDIRELERQTQLALAKKMGGGEECSDDSVSEPYVSTATSAVASAGPTGSERKKSAPAIPPIVTQQPPSAEASSDEEEGEEEEEDDEDENDAIGTGVDLSAAQSSSSAQRSRSQSIQMANKAKFGSKGALHSPVGSAHSFDLQSKKPHAKTVPRRHVANWRMERLEVDSKSNSDEEFFDCLDTNETNSLAKWSSLELLGEGDDSPPPHGGPSSAGSSEGRGNSRQEDSIFNQDFLMRVASERGNKRQLRSSASVDRSHDSSPPGSPSTPSCPTTILILVVHAGSVLDAASELTAKKSDVTTFRGSFEAVMRQHYPSLLTHVTIKMVPCPSICTDALGILSSLSPYSFDASPSAADIPNIADVPIGAIPLLSVASPEFQETVNKTVAAANIVYHEFLKSEEGHGFSGQIVMLGDSMGSLLAYEALCRSNGSQPGTASNSGGDASSTTNVNPHNLLSARHSRLDDEERFIEADLDAKRLLVAPSPRRRRSSSSSDSRAIKLDFDVCDFFMFGSPLSVVLAARKLHDSKAALTRPNCHQVYNLFHPTDPIASRLEPLLSARFSILAPVNVPRYAKYPLGNGQPLHLLEVIQSHPQHFNDGNHLLAGRRLSDASMQSTISGLIENVSLSTIHSLQNKWWGTKRLDYALYCPEGLSNFPAHALPHLFHASYWESPDVIAFILRQIGKFEGIPFVGSNDDKDNAAFHPGQPREKWIKKRTSVKLKNVAANHRANDVIVQEGREQRLNARFMYGPLDMITLHGEKVDVHIMKDPPAGEWTFLSTEVTDKNGRISYSIPDQVSLGYGIYPVKMVVRGDHTSVDCYMAVVPPLTECVVFSIDGSFTASMSVTGRDPKVRAGAVDVCRHWQELGYLLIYITGRPDMQQQRVVSWLSQHNFPHGLISFADGLSTDPLGHKTAYLNNLVQNHGISITAAYGSSKDISVYTNVGMRPDQIFIVGKVSKKLQSNATVLSDGYAAHLAGLQAVGGSRPAKGNARMVIPRGCFNLPGQTANPRRRSNETGLSSPIRSGYLKRKTYLSHH; encoded by the exons atgcTGATCAAGGAGTACCGCATCCCATTGCCCCTCACTGTGGAGGAGTATCGGATCGCTCAGCTCTATATGATAGCG AAGAAGAGCCGGGAGGAGAGTCATGGCGAGGGCAGTGGCGTCGAAATTATCATCAATGAGCCGTACAAGGACGGACCCGGCGGCAATGGCCAGTACACGAAAAAGATATACCATGTCGGGAATCATCTACCAGGCTGGATCAAGA GCCTCCTGCCGAAGAGCGCTCTAActgtggaggaggaggcgtGGAATGCCTATCCCTATACCAGGACACGCTACACTTGCCCCTTCGTGGAGAAGTTCTCGCTGGACATTGAGACGTACTATTATCCGGACAATGGCTATCAGGAGAATGTCTTCCAGTTATCTGGCAGTGATCTAAGGAATCGTATCGTAG ATGTCATTGATATCGTTAAGGACCAGCTATGGGGTGGTGATTATGTGAAGGAGGAGGATCCCAAACACTTTGTTTCGGACAAGACGGGACGTGGTCCGCTCGGTGAGGATTGGCTGGAGGAGTATTGGCGCGAGGTGAAGGGCAAGAAACAGCCGACCGGCCGCAACATGTCCCTGATGACCGCCTACAAGATCTGCCGTGTGGAGTTCCGCTACTGGGGCATGCAGACCAAGCTGGAGAAGTTCATACATGATGTGGCCCTGCGCAAAATGATGTTACGGGCTCATCGGCAGGCCTGGGCCTGGCAGGACGAATGGCATGGTCTCACTATCGAGGATATACGCGAGTTGGAGCGACAGACCCAACTGGCCCTGGCCAAGAAGATGGGCGGTGGCGAGGAGTGCAGCGACG ATAGCGTTTCGGAGCCGTATGTTAGTACGGCAACTTCCGCCGTGGCCTCAGCCGGCCCGACTGGAAGTGAGCGGAAGAAGTCCGCTCCGGCCATACCGCCGATTGTCACCCAACAGCCGCCCAGCGCCGAGGCCAGTTCGGATGAGGAAGAgggcgaagaggaggaggaggatgatgAGGACGAGAACGATGCCATCGGCACTGGGGTGGATCTATCCGCCGCCCAGAGCAGCTCCTCCGCCCAGAGATCCCGCTCGCAGAGCATCCAAATGGCCAACAAGGCCAAGTTCGGGTCAAAGGGCGCCCTGCACTCCCCGGTGGGTTCGGCCCACAGCTTTGATCTTCAG tcaaAAAAGCCGCATGCCAAGACAGTGCCACGCAGACAT GTGGCTAATTGGCGGATGGAGCGCCTGGAAGTGGACTCCAAGTCCAACTCCGATGAGGAATTCTTCGACTGTTTGG ACACCAACGAGACCAACTCCCTGGCCAAGTGGAGCTCCCTGGAGCTGTTGGGCGAGGGTGATGACAGCCCGCCGCCACATGGTGGTCCTTCCAGTGCCGGATCCTCGGAAGGACGTGGCAACTCCCGGCAGGAGGACAGCATCTTCAACCAGGACTTCCTGATGCGCGTCGCCTCGGAGCGGGGCAACAAGCGCCAGCTCCGCTCCTCGGCCAGTGTGGATCGCAGCCATGACTCCTCGCCGCCGGGCTCTCCCAGCACCCCGTCGTGCCCCACCACCATCCTGATCCTGGTGGTCCATGCCGGTTCCGTGCTGGACGCCGCCAGTGAGCTGACAGCCAAGAAATCGGACGTTACCACCTTCCGGGGCTCCTTTGAGGCGGTGATGCGTCAGCACTATCCCAGCCTGCTCACCCATGTGACCATTAAGATGGTGCCCTGCCCCTCGATCTGCACCGACGCCCTCGGCATCCTCTCCAGCCTGAGTCCCTACTCCTTTGACGCTTCGCCCTCCGCGGCGGATATACCCAATATAGCTGATGTGCCCATCGGAGCGATACCTCTGCTGTCGGTGGCCTCGCCGGAGTTCCAGGAGACGGTCAACAAGACGGTGGCCGCCGCTAACATAGTCTACCATGAATTCCTGAAATCGGAGGAGGGTCATGGCTTCTCTGGACAGATCGTGATGCTGGGCGATTCCATGGGCTCCCTGCTGGCCTACGAGGCTCTCTGCCGCTCCAATGGCAGCCAACCGGGCACGGCATCCAATTCCGGCGGCGATGCCTCCAGCACCACGAATGTCAATCCCCATAATCTCCTCTCCGCTCGCCACTCGCGCTTGGATGACGAGGAGCGCTTCATAGAGGCCGACCTGGATGCGAAGAGGCTTCTGGTGGCGCCATCACCTCGGCGACGACgctccagctcctccagcgACTCGCGGGCCATCAAGCTGGACTTTGATGTGTGCGACTTCTTCATGTTCGGCTCCCCGCTGTCCGTCGTCCTGGCCGCCCGGAAGCTGCACGACTCCAAGGCCGCTTTGACACGGCCCAACTGCCACCAGGTCTACAATCTTTTCCATCCAACTGATCCGATTGCCTCGCGTCTGGAGCCGCTACTCAGTGCCCGGTTCTCCATCCTGGCGCCGGTTAATGTGCCCCGCTACGCCAAGTATCCTTTGGGAAATGGTCAGCCACTGCATTTAT TGGAGGTGATCCAGTCACATCCGCAGCACTTCAACGATGGCAACCACCTCCTGGCCGGCAGGCGGCTATCCGATGCCTCCATGCAGAGCACCATATCGGGTCTGATTGAGAATGTCTCCCTAAGCACTATCCACTCCC TTCAAAACAAGTGGTGGGGCACCAAGCGTTTGGATTACGCTCTTTACTGCCCCGAGGGACTGAGCAACTTCCCGGCCCACGCCTTGCCCCATCTCTTCCACGCCAGCTACTGGGAGAGCCCGGACGTGATCGCCTTCATCCTGCGCCAGATCGGCAAGTTCGAGGGCATCCCGTTCGTGGGCTCCAATGACGACAAGGACAACGCCGCCTTCCATCCGGGCCAGCCGCGAGAGAAGTGGATCAAGAAGCGCACCTCTGTGAAGCTGAAAAATGTGGCCGCCAATCATCGGGCCAACGATGTGATCGTCCAGGAGGGCAGGGAGCAGCGACTCAACGCCAGGTTCATGTACGGGCCGCTGGACATGATCACCCTGCACGGAGAGAAGGTGGATGTGCACATCATGAAGGATCCGCCAGCGGGCGAGTGGACTTTCCTCAGCACCGAGGTGACCGACAAGAACGGCCGCATATCCTACTCCATTCCCGACCAGGTCTCCCTCGGCTACGGCATCTATCCGGTGAAGATGGTGGTCCGTGGCGATCACACCTCCGTGGACTGCTATATGGCGGTGGTGCCGCCTTTAACCGAATGTGTGGTCTTCAGCATTGATGGATCCTTCACCGCGTCCATGTCGGTGACGGGCAGAGATCCCAAGGTGCGAGCTGGAGCCGTGGACGTCTGCCGGCACTGGCAGGAGCTGGGCTACCTGCTCATCTACATCACTGGGCGACCGGATATGCAGCAGCAGCGCGTCGTCTCCTGGCTGAGCCAGCACAACTTCCCCCACGGCCTGATCTCGTTCGCCGACGGCCTGTCCACCGATCCGCTGGGCCACAAGACGGCCTATCTCAACAATCTGGTCCAGAACCACGGAATCTCAATCACAGCCGCCTACGGCAGCAGCAAGGATATTAGTGTCTACACGAATGTTGGCATGCGACCGGATCAGATATTTATTGTGGGAAAG GTAAGCAAGAAGCTGCAATCCAATGCCACCGTGCTCAGTGACGGCTATGCCGCCCACCTGGCCGGATTGCAGGCGGTGGGCGGGTCCCGTCCGGCCAAGGGGAATGCCCGGATGGTGATACCCAGGGGCTGTTTCAACCTACCCGGCCAGACGGCCAATCCGCGACGCCGAAG
- the LOC6505263 gene encoding protein retinal degeneration B isoform X2, whose amino-acid sequence MLIKEYRIPLPLTVEEYRIAQLYMIAKKSREESHGEGSGVEIIINEPYKDGPGGNGQYTKKIYHVGNHLPGWIKSLLPKSALTVEEEAWNAYPYTRTRYTCPFVEKFSLDIETYYYPDNGYQENVFQLSGSDLRNRIVDVIDIVKDQLWGGDYVKEEDPKHFVSDKTGRGPLGEDWLEEYWREVKGKKQPTGRNMSLMTAYKICRVEFRYWGMQTKLEKFIHDVALRKMMLRAHRQAWAWQDEWHGLTIEDIRELERQTQLALAKKMGGGEECSDDSVSEPYVSTATSAVASAGPTGSERKKSAPAIPPIVTQQPPSAEASSDEEEGEEEEEDDEDENDAIGTGVDLSAAQSSSSAQRSRSQSIQMANKAKFGSKGALHSPVGSAHSFDLQVANWRMERLEVDSKSNSDEEFFDCLDTNETNSLAKWSSLELLGEGDDSPPPHGGPSSAGSSEGRGNSRQEDSIFNQDFLMRVASERGNKRQLRSSASVDRSHDSSPPGSPSTPSCPTTILILVVHAGSVLDAASELTAKKSDVTTFRGSFEAVMRQHYPSLLTHVTIKMVPCPSICTDALGILSSLSPYSFDASPSAADIPNIADVPIGAIPLLSVASPEFQETVNKTVAAANIVYHEFLKSEEGHGFSGQIVMLGDSMGSLLAYEALCRSNGSQPGTASNSGGDASSTTNVNPHNLLSARHSRLDDEERFIEADLDAKRLLVAPSPRRRRSSSSSDSRAIKLDFDVCDFFMFGSPLSVVLAARKLHDSKAALTRPNCHQVYNLFHPTDPIASRLEPLLSARFSILAPVNVPRYAKYPLGNGQPLHLLEVIQSHPQHFNDGNHLLAGRRLSDASMQSTISGLIENVSLSTIHSLQNKWWGTKRLDYALYCPEGLSNFPAHALPHLFHASYWESPDVIAFILRQIGKFEGIPFVGSNDDKDNAAFHPGQPREKWIKKRTSVKLKNVAANHRANDVIVQEGREQRLNARFMYGPLDMITLHGEKVDVHIMKDPPAGEWTFLSTEVTDKNGRISYSIPDQVSLGYGIYPVKMVVRGDHTSVDCYMAVVPPLTECVVFSIDGSFTASMSVTGRDPKVRAGAVDVCRHWQELGYLLIYITGRPDMQQQRVVSWLSQHNFPHGLISFADGLSTDPLGHKTAYLNNLVQNHGISITAAYGSSKDISVYTNVGMRPDQIFIVGKVSKKLQSNATVLSDGYAAHLAGLQAVGGSRPAKGNARMVIPRGCFNLPGQTANPRRRSIAFELQLANISPGNSNSNSNSNIGGNNSPCSSNSILLAQLIEEAIAKDTSTPVA is encoded by the exons atgcTGATCAAGGAGTACCGCATCCCATTGCCCCTCACTGTGGAGGAGTATCGGATCGCTCAGCTCTATATGATAGCG AAGAAGAGCCGGGAGGAGAGTCATGGCGAGGGCAGTGGCGTCGAAATTATCATCAATGAGCCGTACAAGGACGGACCCGGCGGCAATGGCCAGTACACGAAAAAGATATACCATGTCGGGAATCATCTACCAGGCTGGATCAAGA GCCTCCTGCCGAAGAGCGCTCTAActgtggaggaggaggcgtGGAATGCCTATCCCTATACCAGGACACGCTACACTTGCCCCTTCGTGGAGAAGTTCTCGCTGGACATTGAGACGTACTATTATCCGGACAATGGCTATCAGGAGAATGTCTTCCAGTTATCTGGCAGTGATCTAAGGAATCGTATCGTAG ATGTCATTGATATCGTTAAGGACCAGCTATGGGGTGGTGATTATGTGAAGGAGGAGGATCCCAAACACTTTGTTTCGGACAAGACGGGACGTGGTCCGCTCGGTGAGGATTGGCTGGAGGAGTATTGGCGCGAGGTGAAGGGCAAGAAACAGCCGACCGGCCGCAACATGTCCCTGATGACCGCCTACAAGATCTGCCGTGTGGAGTTCCGCTACTGGGGCATGCAGACCAAGCTGGAGAAGTTCATACATGATGTGGCCCTGCGCAAAATGATGTTACGGGCTCATCGGCAGGCCTGGGCCTGGCAGGACGAATGGCATGGTCTCACTATCGAGGATATACGCGAGTTGGAGCGACAGACCCAACTGGCCCTGGCCAAGAAGATGGGCGGTGGCGAGGAGTGCAGCGACG ATAGCGTTTCGGAGCCGTATGTTAGTACGGCAACTTCCGCCGTGGCCTCAGCCGGCCCGACTGGAAGTGAGCGGAAGAAGTCCGCTCCGGCCATACCGCCGATTGTCACCCAACAGCCGCCCAGCGCCGAGGCCAGTTCGGATGAGGAAGAgggcgaagaggaggaggaggatgatgAGGACGAGAACGATGCCATCGGCACTGGGGTGGATCTATCCGCCGCCCAGAGCAGCTCCTCCGCCCAGAGATCCCGCTCGCAGAGCATCCAAATGGCCAACAAGGCCAAGTTCGGGTCAAAGGGCGCCCTGCACTCCCCGGTGGGTTCGGCCCACAGCTTTGATCTTCAG GTGGCTAATTGGCGGATGGAGCGCCTGGAAGTGGACTCCAAGTCCAACTCCGATGAGGAATTCTTCGACTGTTTGG ACACCAACGAGACCAACTCCCTGGCCAAGTGGAGCTCCCTGGAGCTGTTGGGCGAGGGTGATGACAGCCCGCCGCCACATGGTGGTCCTTCCAGTGCCGGATCCTCGGAAGGACGTGGCAACTCCCGGCAGGAGGACAGCATCTTCAACCAGGACTTCCTGATGCGCGTCGCCTCGGAGCGGGGCAACAAGCGCCAGCTCCGCTCCTCGGCCAGTGTGGATCGCAGCCATGACTCCTCGCCGCCGGGCTCTCCCAGCACCCCGTCGTGCCCCACCACCATCCTGATCCTGGTGGTCCATGCCGGTTCCGTGCTGGACGCCGCCAGTGAGCTGACAGCCAAGAAATCGGACGTTACCACCTTCCGGGGCTCCTTTGAGGCGGTGATGCGTCAGCACTATCCCAGCCTGCTCACCCATGTGACCATTAAGATGGTGCCCTGCCCCTCGATCTGCACCGACGCCCTCGGCATCCTCTCCAGCCTGAGTCCCTACTCCTTTGACGCTTCGCCCTCCGCGGCGGATATACCCAATATAGCTGATGTGCCCATCGGAGCGATACCTCTGCTGTCGGTGGCCTCGCCGGAGTTCCAGGAGACGGTCAACAAGACGGTGGCCGCCGCTAACATAGTCTACCATGAATTCCTGAAATCGGAGGAGGGTCATGGCTTCTCTGGACAGATCGTGATGCTGGGCGATTCCATGGGCTCCCTGCTGGCCTACGAGGCTCTCTGCCGCTCCAATGGCAGCCAACCGGGCACGGCATCCAATTCCGGCGGCGATGCCTCCAGCACCACGAATGTCAATCCCCATAATCTCCTCTCCGCTCGCCACTCGCGCTTGGATGACGAGGAGCGCTTCATAGAGGCCGACCTGGATGCGAAGAGGCTTCTGGTGGCGCCATCACCTCGGCGACGACgctccagctcctccagcgACTCGCGGGCCATCAAGCTGGACTTTGATGTGTGCGACTTCTTCATGTTCGGCTCCCCGCTGTCCGTCGTCCTGGCCGCCCGGAAGCTGCACGACTCCAAGGCCGCTTTGACACGGCCCAACTGCCACCAGGTCTACAATCTTTTCCATCCAACTGATCCGATTGCCTCGCGTCTGGAGCCGCTACTCAGTGCCCGGTTCTCCATCCTGGCGCCGGTTAATGTGCCCCGCTACGCCAAGTATCCTTTGGGAAATGGTCAGCCACTGCATTTAT TGGAGGTGATCCAGTCACATCCGCAGCACTTCAACGATGGCAACCACCTCCTGGCCGGCAGGCGGCTATCCGATGCCTCCATGCAGAGCACCATATCGGGTCTGATTGAGAATGTCTCCCTAAGCACTATCCACTCCC TTCAAAACAAGTGGTGGGGCACCAAGCGTTTGGATTACGCTCTTTACTGCCCCGAGGGACTGAGCAACTTCCCGGCCCACGCCTTGCCCCATCTCTTCCACGCCAGCTACTGGGAGAGCCCGGACGTGATCGCCTTCATCCTGCGCCAGATCGGCAAGTTCGAGGGCATCCCGTTCGTGGGCTCCAATGACGACAAGGACAACGCCGCCTTCCATCCGGGCCAGCCGCGAGAGAAGTGGATCAAGAAGCGCACCTCTGTGAAGCTGAAAAATGTGGCCGCCAATCATCGGGCCAACGATGTGATCGTCCAGGAGGGCAGGGAGCAGCGACTCAACGCCAGGTTCATGTACGGGCCGCTGGACATGATCACCCTGCACGGAGAGAAGGTGGATGTGCACATCATGAAGGATCCGCCAGCGGGCGAGTGGACTTTCCTCAGCACCGAGGTGACCGACAAGAACGGCCGCATATCCTACTCCATTCCCGACCAGGTCTCCCTCGGCTACGGCATCTATCCGGTGAAGATGGTGGTCCGTGGCGATCACACCTCCGTGGACTGCTATATGGCGGTGGTGCCGCCTTTAACCGAATGTGTGGTCTTCAGCATTGATGGATCCTTCACCGCGTCCATGTCGGTGACGGGCAGAGATCCCAAGGTGCGAGCTGGAGCCGTGGACGTCTGCCGGCACTGGCAGGAGCTGGGCTACCTGCTCATCTACATCACTGGGCGACCGGATATGCAGCAGCAGCGCGTCGTCTCCTGGCTGAGCCAGCACAACTTCCCCCACGGCCTGATCTCGTTCGCCGACGGCCTGTCCACCGATCCGCTGGGCCACAAGACGGCCTATCTCAACAATCTGGTCCAGAACCACGGAATCTCAATCACAGCCGCCTACGGCAGCAGCAAGGATATTAGTGTCTACACGAATGTTGGCATGCGACCGGATCAGATATTTATTGTGGGAAAG GTAAGCAAGAAGCTGCAATCCAATGCCACCGTGCTCAGTGACGGCTATGCCGCCCACCTGGCCGGATTGCAGGCGGTGGGCGGGTCCCGTCCGGCCAAGGGGAATGCCCGGATGGTGATACCCAGGGGCTGTTTCAACCTACCCGGCCAGACGGCCAATCCGCGACGCCGAAG